A single region of the Mechercharimyces sp. CAU 1602 genome encodes:
- a CDS encoding YuiA family protein yields the protein MGITIAEIHLEVCSMCKGDGYVQLLLGGSETCHACKGSGIREKEAEKGEK from the coding sequence ATGGGTATAACGATCGCAGAGATTCATCTAGAAGTATGTTCAATGTGTAAAGGGGATGGTTACGTGCAACTCCTGCTCGGCGGATCTGAAACCTGTCATGCATGCAAAGGATCAGGAATACGTGAAAAAGAAGCAGAAAAGGGGGAAAAGTAG
- a CDS encoding cobalamin-binding protein: protein MKRIVSICPSNTEVLASLGLTDRLVGIDDYSDWPNSISHLPRCGPDLHIDIDKVQRLQPDLVLASLSVPGMERNIERLEKENINTLILNPKSISDILSDIRTVGQHCGQERKAEKVVSQITNQLSTLRAHIPQLTPPPRLYWEWWPKPVFTPGGGNWLSEVSKLVGAVNIFADQPEENVKSTWEEVADRNPDRALIVWTGVPIERVKKEPILQRPAWQNTPIAHPERVTILEEGWYCRPSYRLLTGIQYLAHLLYPNHILAPDPNHPLTSNIPVT from the coding sequence ATGAAACGGATAGTATCCATCTGTCCTAGCAATACCGAAGTGCTCGCTTCACTAGGACTTACGGATCGATTGGTGGGGATCGACGACTATTCTGATTGGCCAAATTCTATCTCACATCTCCCCCGTTGTGGGCCCGATCTTCACATCGATATCGACAAAGTGCAGCGCCTACAGCCAGATCTGGTACTCGCTTCACTCAGTGTCCCTGGAATGGAACGAAATATCGAGCGACTAGAAAAGGAAAATATCAATACCCTTATCCTTAACCCTAAGTCGATTTCAGACATTCTTTCAGATATAAGAACCGTGGGTCAACACTGTGGGCAAGAAAGAAAAGCTGAGAAGGTGGTTTCCCAAATAACAAATCAACTCTCCACCCTACGTGCCCATATCCCTCAACTAACACCCCCGCCCCGCCTCTATTGGGAGTGGTGGCCCAAACCTGTTTTTACTCCTGGAGGTGGAAACTGGCTAAGTGAAGTCAGTAAACTTGTAGGTGCAGTTAATATCTTTGCGGACCAACCTGAAGAAAATGTGAAGAGCACTTGGGAGGAGGTTGCTGACCGAAACCCGGATCGAGCGCTGATCGTATGGACAGGTGTGCCGATTGAACGAGTGAAGAAAGAGCCTATCTTGCAACGTCCAGCTTGGCAGAATACCCCTATCGCCCACCCAGAACGAGTCACGATCTTAGAAGAAGGCTGGTACTGTAGACCATCCTACCGCTTACTAACCGGAATTCAATATTTAGCCCATCTGCTCTATCCTAATCATATTCTCGCCCCTGACCCAAACCACCCACTCACCTCTAACATCCCCGTTACATAA
- a CDS encoding NAD(P)/FAD-dependent oxidoreductase: MEKTDIHDIIVIGGGPAGLFTSFYAGMRKATVKVIESMPQLGGQLSALYPEKYIYDVAGFPKIRAQELVDNLITQSTKFDPTFCVDEKVENVEKNEDGSFHVTTNKTTHHGRAVIITAGVGAFEPRKLQLEGAEKYEQTNLHYFVKDLSRFTGQDVLIAGGGDSAVDWALMLEPIAKSVTVVHRRDKFRAHEHSVEQMHASKVRVITPRDITSLYGNERIERVTISDKKSGQHEQLSVDAVIVSYGFVSTLGPIKEWGLEIEKGNVIVNSRMETNIPGIYAAGDINTYPGKVKLIAVGFGEAPTAVNNAMQYINPDARLQPGHSSNMKF, encoded by the coding sequence ATGGAAAAAACAGACATACATGATATTATCGTCATCGGCGGGGGACCCGCGGGACTATTTACTTCCTTTTATGCTGGAATGCGTAAAGCAACTGTAAAAGTGATCGAAAGTATGCCCCAATTAGGTGGACAACTTTCTGCATTATATCCAGAGAAATATATTTATGATGTAGCAGGCTTCCCTAAAATTCGCGCCCAAGAATTAGTCGATAATCTCATCACACAGTCAACAAAGTTTGATCCCACTTTTTGTGTGGATGAAAAAGTAGAAAATGTTGAAAAAAATGAAGATGGCTCGTTTCATGTAACTACCAATAAAACCACCCACCATGGACGTGCAGTCATTATTACCGCGGGCGTTGGCGCTTTCGAGCCCCGCAAGCTTCAACTAGAGGGAGCGGAAAAATACGAACAGACCAACCTCCATTATTTTGTCAAAGACTTAAGTCGCTTTACTGGTCAAGACGTATTAATCGCAGGTGGAGGCGACTCTGCAGTCGATTGGGCCCTTATGCTTGAGCCAATTGCAAAAAGTGTAACTGTGGTTCATCGACGTGATAAATTTAGAGCTCATGAGCACAGTGTAGAGCAAATGCATGCTTCCAAGGTTCGAGTGATTACGCCGCGCGATATCACTTCGTTGTATGGTAACGAACGGATTGAGCGCGTCACTATATCCGATAAAAAATCAGGTCAACACGAACAACTTTCTGTTGATGCTGTAATAGTTAGCTACGGTTTTGTTTCTACATTGGGTCCGATTAAGGAGTGGGGATTAGAGATTGAGAAGGGAAATGTTATTGTGAACTCCCGCATGGAAACAAATATCCCTGGCATTTATGCCGCCGGCGATATAAATACGTATCCTGGCAAAGTAAAGCTGATTGCTGTTGGCTTTGGCGAAGCTCCAACAGCTGTAAATAATGCCATGCAATATATTAATCCAGACGCTCGCCTACAACCTGGGCATAGTTCCAACATGAAATTTTAG
- a CDS encoding divergent PAP2 family protein — translation MLRDLLTNYPLWTAAIAILSAQVIKLPWHYFMNREWDWNWLVNPGGMPSSHTSAVTSLATAVGLQEGMDSPIFALSAVFAVIVMYDATGVRRQAGMHAQVLNQLRNDFASLMDELRQMKEKSPDETRVNLKEILGHQPIEVFTGAWFGFAVALLVSFFWH, via the coding sequence ATGCTAAGGGACCTACTTACTAATTATCCATTATGGACAGCTGCAATCGCAATTTTGTCCGCGCAAGTGATAAAACTACCCTGGCACTACTTTATGAATCGAGAATGGGATTGGAATTGGTTGGTCAACCCTGGGGGAATGCCGAGCTCCCACACATCAGCTGTTACTTCTTTAGCCACTGCTGTCGGCTTACAAGAAGGAATGGACTCACCTATTTTCGCCTTATCTGCTGTCTTTGCTGTTATCGTCATGTATGACGCTACCGGTGTGCGAAGACAAGCTGGCATGCATGCTCAAGTGCTCAATCAACTACGTAATGACTTTGCCAGTCTCATGGACGAATTGCGACAGATGAAAGAGAAGAGCCCAGATGAAACCCGCGTCAACCTCAAAGAAATATTAGGGCATCAACCGATCGAAGTGTTTACAGGTGCCTGGTTTGGGTTTGCGGTTGCGCTACTTGTTTCCTTCTTCTGGCATTAG
- a CDS encoding M48 family metallopeptidase — protein sequence MQSSFLSAILHLKEETNDTSIWCKNICRALPEYNFSFDFTRVPYHLNQVMEPTTLFEVAQVANLSLEQVSRLEYPLDGPIETLQKNWENRSHFSPLEQLNIAFHLTAISRFEQAWSILTSMDRYQLTPCAQLYFYLLTFVIKNRLGVIAVDEEFTSIKHIITENTIPASIQLNMSSQAIVWYIKQKSVKSSLYQWFVQCGLQAKEKLSHSVDFQDYISLSTFHRAYAMIPAEEKKVEETREIMKLALHYAMIATPRTPLEEVKRADAMKTAYESEVKEHLYLSRQFSLAEQAGRNLIELDPHWSISYQELAEVYSHFKRFDEALDMYHKAATIGLPRLTFSHFMSGYTLSQLQRDDEAIAAYQKTLDLDPENISAGVNALQLARKTNHPDSSKLELLLQKWDEEGILTDAHRSFLARV from the coding sequence ATGCAATCATCTTTTTTATCAGCTATCCTGCACCTAAAAGAGGAAACTAATGATACGAGTATTTGGTGCAAAAATATTTGCCGCGCGCTCCCAGAGTATAACTTTTCTTTTGACTTTACACGGGTACCTTATCATCTAAATCAAGTAATGGAGCCAACCACGCTCTTTGAAGTTGCTCAAGTCGCCAATCTATCATTGGAACAAGTTAGTCGGTTGGAATATCCTTTAGATGGCCCAATTGAAACCCTCCAAAAAAATTGGGAGAACCGCTCTCACTTCTCCCCTTTAGAACAGCTCAACATTGCTTTCCATCTCACTGCAATCTCCCGCTTTGAACAAGCATGGAGTATACTTACAAGCATGGATCGCTATCAACTAACCCCTTGCGCACAATTATATTTCTACTTACTCACCTTTGTCATTAAGAACAGACTAGGTGTTATCGCTGTTGATGAAGAGTTCACATCCATCAAACACATCATCACAGAAAACACAATTCCAGCAAGCATTCAACTTAATATGTCCTCACAAGCGATTGTCTGGTATATTAAGCAAAAAAGCGTAAAATCATCTTTATATCAATGGTTTGTACAGTGTGGATTGCAAGCAAAAGAAAAATTGAGTCACAGCGTCGACTTTCAAGATTACATTTCGCTCTCCACCTTTCATCGGGCCTATGCCATGATTCCAGCTGAAGAGAAAAAAGTAGAAGAGACAAGAGAAATCATGAAACTAGCTTTGCACTATGCTATGATCGCCACTCCCCGCACTCCCTTAGAAGAAGTAAAACGAGCCGATGCGATGAAAACAGCCTACGAATCAGAAGTGAAAGAGCACCTCTATCTATCCCGTCAATTTTCCCTCGCCGAACAAGCGGGACGTAATTTGATTGAGCTAGATCCACACTGGAGCATATCGTATCAAGAATTAGCTGAAGTATATAGCCACTTCAAGCGCTTCGATGAAGCATTAGACATGTACCATAAAGCAGCTACGATTGGACTCCCTCGACTCACATTCTCCCATTTTATGAGTGGCTATACACTTTCACAACTACAGCGTGACGATGAGGCTATTGCAGCCTATCAAAAAACATTAGACCTAGATCCAGAAAATATATCAGCCGGAGTAAACGCCCTTCAATTAGCCCGAAAAACGAACCACCCAGATTCTAGTAAATTAGAACTATTACTGCAAAAGTGGGATGAGGAAGGGATTTTAACAGATGCACACCGGTCATTTTTAGCACGTGTATGA
- a CDS encoding TerC family protein, translating to MELGSEFIGALITIIIIDLLLAGDNAIVIGLAARRLPKEQQKKAIVWGTVGAIGIRILATLAVVWLLKIPGLLLVGGLLLVWISYKLLVDDGEHDIEAGNNLFAAIRTIVIADAVMGLDNVIAIAGAAHGDYVLVILGLLISVPIMIWGSAIILRLMERYPMIIYFGAAVLAFTAAKMMVGEGFVQPFFNQNPWMQWIVIVAIVVGVLLLGWWKNKNAEEGEKGKREVI from the coding sequence TTGGAACTGGGTTCAGAATTTATCGGAGCATTAATTACAATTATTATTATCGATCTACTTTTAGCAGGGGATAACGCGATTGTAATTGGACTCGCTGCCAGAAGGCTTCCGAAAGAGCAACAGAAAAAAGCGATTGTCTGGGGAACCGTAGGTGCGATTGGGATTCGCATCCTGGCTACATTAGCGGTTGTCTGGTTGTTGAAAATCCCGGGTTTGCTGCTTGTGGGTGGACTTCTGCTGGTATGGATCTCATACAAACTGTTGGTAGACGATGGAGAGCATGATATTGAAGCGGGCAACAATTTATTTGCTGCCATCCGTACGATAGTGATTGCGGATGCAGTGATGGGACTGGATAACGTGATTGCGATTGCAGGTGCTGCGCATGGGGATTATGTACTGGTTATTTTGGGGCTACTGATCAGTGTACCCATTATGATTTGGGGCAGTGCCATTATTCTTCGCTTAATGGAACGCTATCCAATGATTATATACTTTGGAGCAGCGGTTCTTGCTTTTACAGCCGCTAAGATGATGGTAGGAGAAGGGTTTGTGCAACCATTCTTCAACCAAAATCCATGGATGCAATGGATTGTGATCGTAGCGATAGTGGTAGGGGTATTATTGCTTGGTTGGTGGAAGAACAAAAATGCTGAAGAGGGGGAGAAAGGAAAGAGGGAAGTAATTTAG
- a CDS encoding chlorite dismutase family protein encodes MRPRSARPGSTGTETTGEKPTLPTQYINFSFFKLDPAFRRLSEEEQQRGKEEFAAVVKEYHARNDMMVLSYSTIGIRADVDLVLWRIAKDVESFQEMTHRLLHTGLGKYMELSYSYLSISKRSIYVDKLDPSHQNPRTYIIPGQSKYLFVYPFIKTRDWYQLSFPARQGMMDEHIQVGGKYPSVKLNTTYSFGIDDQEFVVAFETDEIKDFLHLVQELRETEASRYTLVDTPMFTCVSHKDIIDALHTL; translated from the coding sequence ATGAGACCACGTTCAGCTCGTCCTGGATCAACTGGGACTGAAACGACAGGAGAGAAACCAACTCTACCTACCCAATACATTAATTTCTCTTTCTTTAAGCTAGACCCTGCTTTCCGTCGATTAAGTGAAGAAGAACAACAACGCGGAAAAGAAGAATTCGCCGCTGTCGTGAAAGAGTACCATGCTCGCAATGACATGATGGTGCTTAGTTACTCCACTATCGGTATTCGAGCCGATGTCGACCTTGTGCTCTGGCGCATTGCCAAAGATGTAGAATCATTTCAAGAAATGACTCATCGCCTTTTGCATACTGGTCTAGGAAAGTATATGGAACTTAGCTATTCTTATCTTTCCATAAGTAAACGTAGTATATATGTGGATAAACTGGATCCTTCTCATCAGAATCCGCGCACTTATATTATTCCTGGACAGAGTAAGTACCTCTTTGTCTATCCGTTCATTAAGACAAGAGATTGGTATCAACTTTCATTCCCTGCCCGCCAAGGAATGATGGATGAACATATCCAAGTAGGAGGAAAATATCCCTCTGTAAAATTAAATACCACTTACTCCTTCGGAATCGATGACCAAGAGTTTGTCGTCGCCTTTGAAACAGACGAAATCAAAGACTTTCTTCACTTAGTTCAGGAACTACGTGAGACAGAAGCAAGTCGGTATACCTTAGTAGACACACCGATGTTTACTTGTGTCAGCCACAAGGATATCATCGACGCTCTCCACACTCTATAA
- a CDS encoding divergent polysaccharide deacetylase family protein, which produces MRVTLTFSILLALILGANQSVTYASLSSHHPSPKVAIIIDDLGNGVEGTEEMFTIDAPLTVAIMPCLPQTKQEAYRAHRHGFEVILHLPLEATTGPAHWLGPGAITTKMSNEEIKNQLHNDLAHIPFVVGLNNHMGSRATADPRVVKNILEVAKEKELFVVDSRTSEETKIPTLSRELGVPYIRRTVFLDNENNPTHIQKQLHVLAQQAQTRGWAIGIGHVGIPGKNTARAIQSMLPFFREAGIEIVPVSELIRIHETEGFFDL; this is translated from the coding sequence ATGAGAGTTACCCTAACCTTTTCCATTCTACTAGCGCTTATCTTAGGAGCGAATCAGTCTGTCACGTACGCTTCCCTTTCCTCTCACCATCCCTCTCCAAAAGTGGCTATCATTATTGATGATTTGGGCAATGGTGTTGAAGGAACCGAAGAAATGTTTACCATTGATGCCCCACTCACCGTAGCCATTATGCCCTGCCTTCCTCAGACAAAACAGGAAGCATATCGTGCTCATCGGCACGGATTTGAAGTAATTTTGCACCTTCCTTTAGAGGCGACAACCGGTCCGGCTCATTGGCTCGGTCCAGGAGCGATCACAACGAAGATGAGTAATGAAGAAATTAAGAATCAACTCCATAATGATCTAGCGCATATCCCCTTCGTTGTCGGTCTCAACAATCACATGGGCTCGCGTGCAACAGCCGATCCACGTGTAGTGAAAAATATCTTGGAAGTGGCGAAAGAAAAGGAATTGTTCGTCGTAGATAGCCGCACCAGTGAAGAAACGAAGATCCCCACCCTCTCTAGAGAGTTAGGTGTTCCTTATATTCGGCGTACCGTATTCTTAGATAATGAAAATAACCCAACTCATATTCAAAAACAATTACATGTTTTGGCCCAGCAAGCACAGACGCGTGGCTGGGCAATTGGGATCGGCCATGTTGGGATACCAGGGAAAAATACCGCTCGTGCCATACAATCCATGCTCCCGTTCTTTCGTGAAGCTGGCATCGAAATCGTCCCCGTTTCTGAGTTGATTCGTATCCATGAGACTGAAGGATTTTTTGATTTATAG
- a CDS encoding MFS transporter: MGKQGQALWTKNFVILSLSNFLMFASFYMLLPTLPVFVVEELSGTEAQVGLIIALFTTAQLISRPLAGVWLDRWDRKKVFLLGRILFLLATLCYLGVVGLFMLLLLRLFHGFGFGLSTTASGTIAADIIPESRRAEGLGIIHSFVSVALAIGPFFGLWVMGVWSYQVLFSVCSVIALLSIIFAGWIEVNKVESSVKTEPKRFQWKQIIEKSVIPTAVIAGILFFVYGGLVSFLPLHVSKVGLVEAAGLFFGIYATAMMFVRPFAGKLADKRGFSVVVYPGFLFSIVGIVLLSWADNLLWIALAAVFFGVGFGAVQPCLTALVYREISPERRGAATATYMIVADVGIASGSYLLGVLAKFTGYTAMFMGCSLVLLIGVLLYYIRMSTAKSVKQEEEMYKVEAK, from the coding sequence GTGGGTAAACAAGGACAAGCGTTGTGGACGAAAAACTTTGTAATACTTTCCCTTAGTAACTTTCTCATGTTTGCTAGTTTTTATATGCTACTTCCTACGTTACCTGTCTTCGTGGTGGAAGAGTTAAGCGGAACAGAAGCACAAGTTGGTTTGATTATCGCGCTATTTACTACTGCGCAGCTTATTTCGCGCCCTCTAGCAGGGGTATGGTTAGATCGTTGGGATCGTAAGAAGGTTTTTCTTCTTGGGAGGATTTTATTTTTATTAGCGACCCTTTGTTATCTCGGTGTAGTTGGGTTATTTATGCTATTGTTGTTACGATTATTTCATGGCTTTGGTTTTGGGCTCTCGACAACAGCGTCGGGTACGATCGCGGCAGATATTATCCCAGAAAGTCGAAGGGCAGAAGGGCTTGGAATTATACATAGCTTTGTTAGTGTTGCGCTTGCTATAGGTCCATTCTTCGGTTTGTGGGTGATGGGAGTATGGAGTTATCAGGTGTTGTTTTCTGTTTGTTCGGTAATAGCATTACTGAGTATTATTTTTGCCGGCTGGATTGAGGTGAATAAAGTAGAAAGTAGTGTTAAAACTGAGCCTAAGCGGTTTCAGTGGAAACAAATTATAGAGAAAAGTGTGATTCCGACAGCAGTAATCGCAGGTATACTTTTCTTTGTATATGGTGGGCTAGTCTCTTTTTTGCCATTACATGTGAGTAAAGTTGGGTTGGTAGAGGCTGCGGGTTTGTTTTTCGGAATTTATGCGACTGCCATGATGTTTGTACGTCCTTTTGCAGGAAAGTTAGCAGATAAACGTGGATTTAGTGTTGTGGTTTATCCTGGGTTTCTCTTTTCCATTGTGGGGATTGTGCTGTTAAGTTGGGCGGATAATCTATTATGGATCGCATTGGCGGCTGTTTTCTTCGGTGTTGGCTTTGGTGCGGTACAACCGTGCTTGACAGCATTAGTGTATCGTGAGATCTCGCCCGAACGTAGGGGTGCGGCTACCGCTACTTATATGATTGTGGCCGATGTGGGCATTGCTTCGGGTTCCTATCTATTAGGAGTGTTAGCAAAGTTTACAGGATATACTGCCATGTTTATGGGGTGCTCATTGGTTTTGCTTATCGGCGTGCTACTTTATTATATTCGGATGTCCACTGCTAAGAGCGTAAAGCAAGAAGAGGAGATGTATAAAGTAGAGGCGAAGTAG
- a CDS encoding YuiB family protein encodes MSIPQLIISILLFMALAFGVGFIFNMILKTTWLPIIIYVALVAWLMFDLFSEGRQALGGDLIVLVSGLIGAFLSGWVIKTLRDKGFQMF; translated from the coding sequence ATGAGTATACCCCAATTAATAATCTCTATCCTGCTTTTTATGGCATTAGCTTTCGGAGTTGGTTTTATCTTTAATATGATTTTAAAGACGACATGGCTTCCGATTATAATATACGTAGCATTGGTAGCGTGGTTGATGTTTGACCTCTTCAGCGAAGGTCGTCAAGCCCTAGGTGGCGATCTTATCGTATTGGTAAGCGGATTGATCGGTGCATTCCTAAGTGGATGGGTAATTAAAACTTTAAGAGATAAAGGCTTTCAGATGTTCTAA
- a CDS encoding NAD(P)/FAD-dependent oxidoreductase codes for MSKPKILILGAGYGGLMTAKGLQKGLSYNEAEVTLVNQNPYHYVTTKLHEPAAGTLHHDYTRVPISSVLDERKVRFVQDRVTAVDREKKVVTLENSNEGLAYDYLVMAMGSAPETFGIQGLLENAYFIRNINSVRMIREHIEYQFSQYHLKGERQDLVTIVVGGAGFTGIEFVGELVDRIPQLCRDYDIPQNKVRLVNVEAAPTALPGFDKDLVEYATNYLESRGVEFKIGIPIESCSPEGVVLKGGEEVKAATVVWTGGVRGNKVVEESGVETMRGRVKVDEFLRAPGHEDIFVIGDSSLIINEEIDRPYPPTAQMATQQGEWLGRNLPLLMRGGDVKPYEFDMKGTLASLGRNEAIGMVGTKKMFGSTPAFLKRANDLRWFYKLGGISMVLRKGKL; via the coding sequence ATGAGTAAGCCAAAGATATTAATCCTTGGGGCTGGTTATGGCGGTCTCATGACAGCTAAGGGTTTACAGAAAGGGCTTTCCTATAACGAAGCGGAAGTAACCTTGGTAAACCAGAATCCCTATCATTATGTGACGACAAAGTTGCATGAACCTGCGGCTGGAACGCTTCATCATGATTATACACGTGTACCGATCAGCAGTGTGCTGGATGAGCGTAAAGTACGGTTTGTACAAGATCGTGTTACAGCGGTCGATCGTGAGAAAAAAGTAGTAACCTTGGAGAATTCCAATGAAGGTTTAGCGTATGATTATCTCGTGATGGCAATGGGGAGCGCGCCAGAAACATTTGGCATTCAAGGGTTGTTGGAAAATGCATACTTCATTCGGAATATCAACAGTGTACGAATGATTCGTGAGCATATTGAGTACCAGTTCTCTCAATATCATCTGAAAGGCGAGCGCCAAGATCTTGTTACCATCGTAGTTGGTGGAGCTGGCTTTACAGGCATTGAGTTTGTGGGTGAGTTGGTAGATCGTATTCCTCAATTGTGCCGTGACTACGATATTCCTCAGAACAAAGTGCGTTTAGTTAATGTGGAAGCGGCTCCAACGGCCCTACCAGGGTTTGATAAAGATCTGGTTGAGTATGCAACCAACTATTTAGAAAGCCGTGGAGTAGAGTTTAAAATTGGTATTCCGATTGAATCGTGTTCCCCTGAAGGTGTTGTACTCAAGGGTGGAGAGGAAGTTAAAGCGGCTACCGTAGTATGGACTGGTGGTGTTCGTGGTAACAAAGTGGTTGAAGAATCAGGTGTAGAAACCATGCGTGGGCGCGTGAAAGTAGATGAATTCTTGCGCGCACCAGGTCATGAGGATATCTTTGTAATTGGGGACAGCTCTTTAATCATCAATGAAGAGATAGACCGCCCCTACCCACCAACTGCTCAGATGGCCACACAGCAAGGAGAATGGTTAGGTAGAAACTTACCCCTCCTCATGCGCGGTGGAGATGTGAAGCCATATGAGTTTGACATGAAGGGTACGTTGGCCTCATTGGGTCGCAATGAAGCGATTGGAATGGTGGGAACGAAAAAGATGTTTGGTTCGACCCCTGCTTTCCTCAAGCGTGCTAACGACTTACGCTGGTTCTATAAATTAGGTGGAATCTCCATGGTATTGCGTAAAGGGAAACTGTAA